The Chionomys nivalis chromosome 1, mChiNiv1.1, whole genome shotgun sequence sequence TAGTGACTAAAGAATGAAGTGGGAGCTTTGCTCACAAATCAACTTCTCACCTGCAAGGGATAACGAGAGAGTATATATATTTTCTGGGAATAGGCAAAGATATTCCAAGAACTCAGGTGCCACCTCTTTTTGTTCCTTTTATGATCTGGGATCTCTGTCATGGTGGCAGGTGGGCATCTTTAGCCCTAAGTGGGTCTGAGGAAAGACTAGACAACTCTAGGTTAAGTTAACCCTGCGTTTCTCAGCTGTTCAGCCTGTCTACATGCAGAACTGTGTAACAAAGACGAAGGCAATAAAGGAGACAGACATAATATGTAAACACATAGCACTCACTGATCAGACACTTGTGAGCAGCAATACTTGTCCAGTCCCTGCAGTATAGTCTAGGTGACTGTTAAAACAACCCACAGGGCAGAGGTATTATTTTCCTCAAGGCTAGTGGTGTGGTGTTTTCTACCTCATATTACTCAGCTATGTGACCTCCAAAATGTTGATTTTTCACTCAACTAAGAGCTGGCAATGCTAGAGGAATATTTAGTTTCTTCAGAAACAGTAAAGGAGAGATATGTATCCAAAAGGGATTGGTTATCCTTGTATAGACTGCCTAACATCAGGCCATTTGACTGAAAATGTTTCAGAGGAGCAGATCTTTTCTTTGGAAGCGATACCTGCTGAACAGAACCACATAGGTCCAGTAGAATGAGTCAGAGATGTCAGTAGAAGATATCCAATACTGTGGCTCTCCAGGGGTCCTTTCTTTGCACTAGCATTCTGTTTCAGCATTGAAGACTTTAAGCCAGAAGCtaacttgttttttgttgtttgtttgtttgtttttcctgctttATCTTCTACACAGAGATTAAATCCTATATTTTTGGCTATATTTTCCATCAGCCACTTGCCTGTTAGGATCACCAGATCACTAACTGTGGAATGAATGTATGTTTACAGAAAACTTAAtttggaggctagagagatgacttagagtTTCAAAagtctttttaagattttttttttcaaaatcatatATTTGTTACAGGTGCTACATCCTGAAATCCAAAGACTAGATCTCAGGAGCTGTGATATCTCGGACTTGGCTCTCCAGCACCTGTGCAGATGCAGAAAACTGAAGGCACTAAACCTGAAATCGTCCAGAGAACATAGAAATAGCATAACTTCAGAAGGTATGTTTATGATCACTGAGTACACGGGCAGCTGATGTTTAGCACCTGATACAGTTTtggagcaaagaagaaaaaatatcttaGAGGAGAATATAAAGCAAAGAGGGGAGAGGTTAGAGTTTGAGAATGTGAGCAAGGTACAATGGTATaatgttaaaaatgaaacattattttgtatgttaattaaatttttaaaaaagagagatagagaataTGAGCCAGGCATAAAACTGTAATTCCAGTCTACAGAGCGAgatccaggacaagctccaaagctacacagggaaaccttgtctccaaaagaaaagaaaacaaaaacaaaaacagggctggggagatggctcagaggttaagagcattgcctgcttttccaaaggtcctgagttcaattcccagcaaccacatggtggctcacaaccatctgtaatgaggcctggtgcccccttctggcctgtaatcatacataataaataaatacataataaattaaaaaaaaaaaaaagagtttaaagcAAGCCTGAACTACGTAGtcagtttgagatcagcctggaatACAATGAAActgtcacaaaaagaaaacaaaaactattgttttgatttttagggTTGGGTTTTAGTATGTTGCTATTGGCTGACTTGGTATTCCACTTTGTAGAATACCTAGTTTATCCTGGAACTCCtagtaatcctcttgcctcaacttccAGCGTGGTTAAGGCACTTGACTAGTTAATCATTTgtttattgcttgtttgtttgttgatagGCTCTCACTACCTAGCCctggttggtctcaaactcacagagatcctcttgccatctgcctcctgggtactgggaataaaggcttTTACCACCACTTTTTTGATGCAGTATTATAATAGAAACAATCTTCAGATTAAGATGGGTGGAGTGGCTCTTACTTGTAaacccaacacttgagaggtgaAGACAGAGAGATCAAGAGATCAGGCAAGGACATTCTCAGCTACATACTGAATTTTAGGCCAGATGAACTTTatgataccctatctcaaaaaaaaaaaaaaaaaaaaaaaaaaagacaaatgaaataaaCTAGGCAATCTTTATAAAACTCTCCAATACCAAAACCAAAACTCTTAAGGAGGTTTTGCcttgagagatgattcagcagttaagagtatttactgctcttgtaggggaaccaagttcagttccagcacccacacggctgCTTCCAGTCAGTAGCTTCAGTTCCATAGGATGCAATACCTTCCCCACCTCTTTGGGTACcacacactgtacacatgtgcacagacatacatgtaggaaaaacatctatacacataaaataaaaattaaaagatgactGTGCAGTGTGTTTTATATCCAAACTATTTTCTCAGAATAATTACGTGAAATGATGGATTTTTATATTTGGttaagtttggtttttttttctagtataaaTCACTTTTCAGTTTAGGatttgaactttttttcttttcagtacaCTAAAGAAGTACTTAGCTGGATATGGTAGCactcacctataatcccaacactcagaagtcCAGGCTGGCGTGGGCTGTGTACTGAGGTAGTCTCAAACAAacggaggcaggcagggaggagggCAGGTCTTCTCTGCATAAGTAGGTTTCTGGATAGTTGTTTGGCTAGTTGGCCATATATCTCAATCATTTTTGTTATCCAATTGGGATATTCATAATACTGTAAACAAACATAAGTTTTGAAATGTTTAACTCATTAAAAAAGGGCTCTAAGAAAGCATAGCCTACCTGATAGTGAGTATGTTTCTCTATACGAAGCAATTATCTTACTCTCCATATACCAGCtagattggtgttttttttgttttgtttttttttaatttatttcctgCCTGTAAtgtcatgtggaggtcagaaaacagcttGGGGGAGTTGGTTCTTTGTTCCCACAATGTGGATCCCAGGAATTTCACAGCGAGGACAttttctcactgagccatcttgccagctccagTCCAATTTCTTATCATTTAACTCGGTTCTGTCATTCTCTACTTGGAGTTAGTATCACATCCCACAGCTAAGTCTGTCTTGCAAGACTGTCTCCAGTTCATATGCCGGTCCCAAGTCCTGGCCTCCAGTAGGTACTTCTGTCTAATCAGCTATACAAAATTTCTGCAAGTTATTCCTTGTGTCAAGGCAAAGGTTCCTACATGTTGTCTCAGCTGGAACCACCTTTGGTTTAACTGACCCCAACCCCCTTTCCTATCCCTGCAGTGAAAAGTCCCTTAGAAAGTAACCATTCCTATTctagaaaatcaaaatcaaagtcCCCAGCTAACTGCATGTTTttggcttctgttaaactgcttgcttgctttactTCTCCCTGCAATTGCCAACCAGACTGttgtttttctgtgatttttttttgggtttttttttttttttgcctttataagcTTTAGAAGTAAAATACATTTGAGGATGCTCTCTGAGGACTGTTTCTCTCCAGCTAAATAAAGATTCTCCATTTCAGACATTGGTGGTGCTGAGTGGTCTCTGGGTCTCAACCCTGCAACATTCCTCAAGATTCAATAATTTGTCACCATGGTTCACAAAACTCAGGAATGCACTTTGCTTTGTTACAGTTCATGTGAGAAAGTTACAGACCATCACGACTATAAGGCCAAATAAGAGTCCTTTATTTAAGCCAGAGTAGGCTCCTGTCACAAAGAATTCTCGGCCAGAAGTTCAGGAATGCACCATCGATACACATAAAAAACCACAATAGCATCATTGTTAGGTAGAGGTTAGGAGAGCCTTGTAACATTCATTTTGACAGAACACAATGGTTGTTTTGGTTATATATTTAGCATTTATTTGGTTATACATCAGGGACATGGAAATGTGCTGCCAAAATAGAGTCATTCAAGGAGTGGGTTTTCAGTGGAAAGTACACCTCAGCAGACACAAAATGGAGGCAAGGTAAGGTCAGGACAAGATGGTGTGACCTCAGTCACTGCAGTTATGTCTGCTCGTTGATTACACATGGCATTTATAAAAGGCACAGATGAACAGCCACACAAGGAGAACGTAGGGGAGGGTTTAGCAGGGTCCCCAAGACAGGAGCTTTTGCTTCAGTAGATTTGGAGTTTTAAGTCAATAGCCAGCTGTGGCAGCCCCAGAAATCTAGACTCTGCCACCCATACAAAATTACCAATTAAGGAAATAAGTAATGATGAAAACCAGAGAAAAGAAATTCAATCAGTGTACTTTGGAAAGAGGAACAGATAAAGAGGTCCAATAATCCCAAATTCATTTTGGGGGGTACTGACATAAGCCTAGGCTCAAGTAGAGAATGAATTAGGGCAGGATAGTAAGATGTATGCCTAATTAGTTGTCCTGGTCAAGATAAGGTTCCACCTACCTCTGATCAGTTCTACTCTGGTACCTCAAGGTGGTTGAATGGTTAACTCTGCTATAACCTAGGGAAACAATCTGTTCCCTACAACATGGTTACTTCTGCTATGGGGTAAGCCCTCACCTTCATGAGTACTTCTCCCGTTCTCAAATAGTTTCCCTCTGAGATTTGGCTCTTTAAATCAAAGATGCCTGCAGGTTTAGGGCAATTACTTCCTACTATACTTTCAGTCAGTTTTTCAAGTACGTCGGAGCCAAGTGTTTGCGGATTCTTGGCCTCTTATTCAAAGAACTGAAAGCAGGGGACAGCTCGCACAGATTTGCAAAAGAAAGAAGTATGATGATTTTATTCAGAATGAAATCAAAGTACAAATTTTAGAGGGATATACTTTCAAGATTGACTATAGCCTAGGGTTTCTTGTTATAGAGATGCAAGGGAAAGTTCCTAGGAAGAGCCACACCTTCCACTGAATCTAAACACTTATTAACTGATTAGAACTTCAGTGATTATGCAAAGTTTTGAATGTTGTACATCCAGAGGCAAATTATAGTTACTCTTAGCTTTCTTAATAGACATTTAttgtcttcctctgtgtgtgatcTAAAGATCAGTCCTTTGGAATGTAAAAACAGACTCCTTGTTTCCACCAATCAAAAATCCGAGAATGCCAACAGATAGCATCTGAAGCCTATAGgtatgatttccttttttttttctgtaaccaCCTACATAATATGTCCATCGGTGTATTTAAAAAGTATCCTAATTCAGGATTTTCTTAGTTCTATTACTATAAAAAATACTATGAAACTGTTAACTTGGAATATGAACTTGGGAATAACTTGAACCAGTGTTCCACAGCCATGGTCATTCATATCAGGCTCTAGAATAAATATTTCATACCCCTTTGAGGTAAAAGTAATGTCTTTGCATCAATTGAACCTAAAGAAGGACTGATTACTAAAGGGCATAGTTTAGGTGGATCTCTATTTTGGTTGCTAGtcatatattgatttttttttcctattgtgcACGTCCCTTCCCATAATTTCTCTTCTGTGTCCCTTCTGTGCCCAGTTATGCATAGGCACAAAATGGTAAATAGGGAATTCTCCCTGGAAGGGAGGACTAAAGAACACAATTTTGCCTTCTGGTGATATACCTCAAACCAGTAGTTTATCCTGAATTAACCCTTCTATTATCTGTACCTGGATACATTGGAAATACATTTGTTACTAGGGTCTTGGAGAGGGTCTGTACTATTTTTCAAAGGTGGGTGTACAAGTAGCCTGATAGAGGTTCTGAGGCTGCTAGATGTATATGTGCACAGTATGTGCAGATGAAGGAGTAGGCTGCCAGATGTAGACATAAAACAaggcagagccgggcggtggtggcgcacgcctttaatcccagcacttgggaggcagaggcaggcggatctctgtgagttcgagaccagcctggtctacaagagctagttccaggacaggctccaaaaccacagagaaaccctgtctcgaaaaaccaaaaaaaaaaaaaaaaaaaaaaaaaggcagagattTCAGGCTCACATCCTGCTTTTAGTTGCCTTTTCAGTCCAAGTGAATGGGCAATCATTTTTAACAAAAACAGTTTTAAGAAAAGCCTATTTCAGTATCACTAGAGGAATAAGTAAATCTTCCTAAGTACCTAACAGGGCTGTTCCTTTGgatttgctctctgcttcttttcccttTTGCCTATCCATTCCTCTAATCATTTGCTGAAAAGATGTCAATTGCCAAACCTTTCTCTAGAGCCTCAGAACCAGAATATCTAGACTTCATAATGCCCTTCCTTAGTTTTTAGTTAATAATTATGAAGCTTAACATACAGAATATGTCTTTCTTAAGACAGGAAGCCAGTCATGGTGACTCAcatttataattccagcactctagaaGCTGTGACAGGGTgattgttgtgagttcaaggccagcctgaactacacagtgagtccctgtctgaaaaacaagagGAAGGGGGATAAGTTaatgaatgtataaataaaagaaatagctaCAGAAAGCCTATGTCCATTGTAATGTCtggtcaaagaaaaagaaaggaagcacagGATGATGCATGGTGACAAACACTCCTGTCCCTCCCTATAGCACATGGCCTACCAAGAAAAGCCTGTAAGTTATGATGCtcgcagccgggtggtggtggcgcacgcctttaatcccagcactcgggaggcagaggcagacggatctctgtgagttcgaggcctgcctggtctagaagagctagttccaggacaggaaccaaaaagctacggagaaaccctgtctcgaagaaaaaaaaaaaaagttatgatgCTCTCTTGAGAATCCTACCCTTCCTGTGTAGTAAAACTTTCTCCTGATTTATTACTTGGTCTTTGAATTCTTTGCCAGTGACAGTAACTTGGAAATACCTAGTAGAAGACTTCATCTGGGCTTTTACCTCTAAGAATTCCCCCATCAGTCCTTACCACTAACAAAACTGCAACTCCACACATCTACATTCCTTATGTCTACACTTTGTTGTGGAATAGACTACTTTAAAAATGACTAACATACAATTggttggactggagagatggctcagcgattaagagcactgactgcctttccaaaggttctgagttcaattcccagcaaccacatggtggcttacaatctGTGGTGAGATCtgctaccctcttctggcatgcaagcatacgtgcagacagaacactatatatcataaataaaatatttaaaaaacatacaATTGGTTATTGTTAAAATGTAAATCCATCCTAGTCACATttcttacacacatatacacacacacacactacagctcAGTGATAGTGCATTTGCCTATTTTATATGATGCAAAATAATGGCTTCACTTGAAgaagataagaaaatattttattcagaacCAAATATGGGTAACCTAAGATACTGATtccaatttcttagaaaatagtATTCCAACGTAAAAGGAACtgtaatgactttttaaaatataagacaaaaatacCGTATAGCACTGCATCCAGTGACTACATTTTGTGGACATAAATCATATTGCTAATCTAAGATAAAGCAAGGAAACTCTGACCATTGGACTTAGTATCTTACTGCATTCATAGTGTGGTAAGTAGTACAGTCAAGTCTGGAGTCTATTCTTTGTCAAGGTAGGTATTGCTAACATGCATCCACAGAAGTTacctaaaagaagaaaagacagcctCTGGAATCTATTCCTGCAGGCTTCCGGTAAGCCTGCCTGTGTTGATATCTCAGAGAGGAAGTCCTTGTCCATCTGATGCTTAAAGAAATTCTATTCTGATAATTTTGGGGCATTTTAATTTTGCGATATGCATTTATAACCATTTAGTTCACTGGTAGTAACTGTGTTTCCTCTAGGAATAAAAGCTGTAGCTTCTTCGTGTTCCGACCTTCATGAAATTTCTTTGAAAGGATGCTGCAGTGTCACTGATGAAGGAGTCCTTGCTCTTGCACTCAACTGCCAGCTGCTAAAGATCATTGATTTGGGTGGCTGCCTAGGTATCACTGATATGTCCTTACATGCACTAGGAAAAAACTGCCCATTTTTGCAGTGTGTTGACTTTTCAACTACTCAGGTGAGCTATAACTTGACACAAATTATGTGTTGTCTCTATTATCCATGACTAACCAGAATATCATAAttagttcttttattattgttgatcATCTCATGATATCGGCAGAATGTGAATGATTTTTCTGGAATGCCTCTTGTAGCTGGCCTTCAGACACAGAGCATTTGCCCGACATGGTAGCCAATTTAGTCATATGCTTTGAGATCATTTAAAGCTATATACTATGTATTCAGTTTAAATATAACttatcttttaagaaaaacaacataACCTTACTGTATTTTGTACTCTCCATGTAACTCAACTTTTAAAAGCTAAGGTGAACACATAGATTTGATCTCAAACTATATTCCTTACTCATAACCACTCTATGCCATGATTCAGAATGATGTATATGTCTTCCTTGTAATCCTTCCATGTCCCTAACTCAGAacaatgtgtgtgtataaggtaTGATAACATGTTTTGTGGTTTTGCTTGCTGTTCTGAGTCTATAGGGTCAGAGAAATTACTTCTTCCCTTGTAAAACTCctgtaaaagataaaacaaaactcacTCCTATACCATGCTTGGTGTGCTTTTCAATAAACAAAGTGTGGTCCTTAGTTAGGAGGCACCAAGCTCACACTTGGGTAAACAACTCCAGGAGTCACTTTCTTTCATGCTGCACTGCCATGGGTGATTAGTAATTGTTCTAGAATTTACATCTTAAGTAACAAAGATGGGGAGGATATGTGACTAAAATGCCTGTTTGCTGGGTGAGAGGCAATCATTCTGTCATTCTTCATGATTAATGCACTTGAGGAATTCTCTTGTCTCCGTCACAGgatgtctttcttttccctttcgtTCAGGTGTCTGACAGTGGTGTGGCTGCACTTGTTAGTGGACCATGTGCCAAACAATTAGAggtaatttttaaatgtctatgAAAACActaaagtttattttatcttcaagaaaaaaattacagttattggCGGGCAGGTGCCAGAGAGCAACTCTGTGGCCTCTGTCTGCTGAGACATCTTCTCCCTCTGGCGCTTTATGGGgcagtttgtttgcttatttgaatgtttgtttcttctttctattttgagcccacactggcctcgaacttgcagcagtcttcctgcctcaatccTCTCACAGGTAAAGTTGCAGCAAGTGTGATTCCATACCAAGCTTTCAtcctattttctttctaaaaaaagtatttgtgttctggggctggagagatggctcagtggttaagagctttggttgttcttccagaggacctgggttcagtccccagcacccacatggcagctcacaattgacTGTAATTCAAGTTCTAGTGCATCcaacttcacacagaca is a genomic window containing:
- the Amn1 gene encoding protein AMN1 homolog isoform X2; translated protein: MPSSQLVSQLLELCLRCLIINISRYISDIKYLPPNIKDRLIKIMSTRGRITDSNINEVLHPEIQRLDLRSCDISDLALQHLCRCRKLKALNLKSSREHRNSITSEGIKAVASSCSDLHEISLKGCCSVTDEGVLALALNCQLLKIIDLGGCLGITDMSLHALGKNCPFLQCVDFSTTQVSDSGVAALVSGPCAKQLEEINMGYCINLTDEAVEAVLTACPQIRILLFHGCPLITAQ
- the Amn1 gene encoding protein AMN1 homolog isoform X1 — encoded protein: MPSSQLVSQLLELCLRCLIINISRYISDIKYLPPNIKDRLIKIMSTRGRITDSNINEVLHPEIQRLDLRSCDISDLALQHLCRCRKLKALNLKSSREHRNSITSEGIKAVASSCSDLHEISLKGCCSVTDEGVLALALNCQLLKIIDLGGCLGITDMSLHALGKNCPFLQCVDFSTTQVSDSGVAALVSGPCAKQLEEINMGYCINLTDEAVEAVLTACPQIRILLFHGCPLITDHSREVLEQLVGSRKLKQVTWSVY